From the genome of Halobacteriovorax marinus SJ:
ATCAGAGCAAAGAGCAGAGACCTTAATTGAAACATGGGCCCTATTAATTCCCGCTGCATTTAACTCCCCTTTCTTAACATGAAGAGAGTATCCCTTGATTAGTTTTATAACTTCATCACAGTAGTGATCAGCTTCTTTTTCCGACACTACAAGTTCACCAAGTTGATCTAACGTAACATCTCTTCCCGTGCTAGCAAGAGTACTTAGTGCTTGTTCAGCTGTCTCAATTGTCTCACCAGCGATAAACCTCTTGGCCATAAAACGAACTTTAAAGCGAACGCTAAAAGCAAGAAGTCCAGGAGGGCAGATCTTACAGATATAATAAGCAATATTCACCCATACATATAAACTCTTAGGTAGAGCTTTATTTTGGCCTTTTAGTCCAAGCCTCTTGGCCTTCAATGAATCACTTAATAATCTTCTAAGTGCCTCTAAGAGGATTCTCTTTACTTCCCTTCCCTTGAGATCATGATCTAGTGAAGGCAAGATAGCTAAGAACTTTAAGAGGTGTATTCTCAAGAGAGCAAATTGAGCTGTTAATCCAAGTCCATAATCAGAAACGCGCTCAAATAAACTCGGCGTATATTTATTAAGGTGAATAAGAAGCTCATCAATGATGGTAGATGACTTCTGTTCAATCTCATCCATTTCTGTGTCTTCTAATAAATCAGTTAGTTGATATTTCTTTGTTGTTAATTGGAATATAGAAGGAAACTCTCTAGATGAGAGAGAAGCGGCCATCTCTGTATGAGACTTAAATGCTTCCACTTCATTCTGTTCACAGATTCTCTCCATCTCAGGAATGATAAAGAATTCATAACTAAGCATAGGTGAGTAAATTCTAATTTCCTTCACATCGTAGAAGAAGCCAACAAGATAAGGAGCACTCTTTAAAATTATCTGCTGTCTAAAGTCACCAAATCTTAACTTAGTAAAAGGGGCCAGTTCTTCTTTAACTGCACTATCTAATTGAGAATCAACAACTAAAGATTTTTCAAAATCACAATTAAAGATAACCTTCCAGTCATCAAGGGCAAAAGTTAAGAGATTAGGAATGAGAAATTCCTTAAAATTAAGCTTCTTTTCAGAATTCATTTTTCACCTATTATTTAAAAATTTTAACCTCTTACCTTTACCGTATTTGGCTAAACTAGACTAGCTCTGTCTTGAGAAAAAACACGTGTGCGCCCCGCGCAACAGAAGTCTAAAAATTTACCTATTTTCATCCAGATAGATTTGCATTAAAATATTAAACACTGGATATTTAATATGACTAAGAAAATACTTTTAATAGACGATGAAGAAAGTTTACTAGATTTACTAGGTGACTTTGTTGAAGATATGGGACATGAGGTTGAGCTTCATACAAACCCTATTTCTGCCCTAGAGATTTACAATAATGGTAGTGATAACTTTAAGATGATTATCACTGACCATACAATGCCTGAGCTCTCTGGTCTTTCGCTCATAAGTAAAGTTCGTGAAAGTGATAAGAATATTCCTTGTATTCTCACTAGCGGTACGGCATTTGATGAAATAGAGTCCCTTGTACAGAGTGACCCGAACTTCTTCTATCTTAAAAAGCCATATAAGAAAGCAAACCTAAAAGAGCTCCTGGATCAAATCTATAGCTAAAATTGACTCTGCTTACACAAGTGTTTTACAATGAGATATGATCAAGTTTTTCTCAATCATTTTCTCATTTATCGCTCTAAATCTTCATCCTGTATACGCAGCGCTCTACTCTATTGAAGATCTTGAACAGTTACAGATAAGTAAGAATTATACTGAGTTTCTAAACCACGCTCACGATATTCGTCCCTCTAGTAGAGACAAGCGTTGGAGAGAGATGGTTCAAACCATGGCGGTAGGACAATTAGACTTTCTACTAGAGAAGAGAATCTTCAATCAAAAGTCCTTTAAGCTCATTGAGAAAATTGCCTTATGGCCGATACTCTTAGAAGATGAGTTTTTTCAGATTAAAAGAAATCGCTTCGCAGAGTTTTACCTAGAGAATTGCTTCTCTAAGCGCGGGCGCACAGACAGCTGCAAGAATGAATTGCTCAACTTTTGGAATGCCAGTAATCAAAACCCAGATCTTGCCATGTCACTAGTCAATATTCTTAAATCCTTTACTAAGGAAAAGGATTTCTGGGGCTTCTATCAGAAAGTAACTAAGAGTAGTTCTGCTGAATTCTACTGTCCAAAGATTGCGGTACGAAAATCAATCTTAGATCACCTGAGAGTGAATTTGAGCCAAGTTGAAGATCCAAAGTACGTAAAGAAGTTTATAGACGATAACCTCGGATCCACATGTTGGCAGAGTGTCCTAAAGGACTTAAAGGGAATGCTCTTTGACAAGAGCTTTACTCTTAGAAGTTTTGCCTACAAGGCCTTAAATAGCAAAGAAGCTCTTACTCAAGTCGAGCAAGATTCCTACTTGGCCTTCTATATCTTAACGAACCCTATTAAAGGCGACACATTCAATGTTGCTTGGTCATTGATTGAAAAGGTTGGTGATGACTATTCTAGAAGAATGAAAGTCTTTAAGGTTCTTAAAAATATCGATCCCCTACCTGGAGATATTTTTAGTAATTATAATAAAGAAAAGAAAGAGGCGATCATAAACCTCTTTGCCAATAACTTCCCTGAGTATATTGATCACTATGCTAGAACTTGTGTGAATTTTCTAAAAGGAATTGGGGACTTCCCAAGGGGGAATCCAACTCTCTACTGTAGTGAACTTTATAGCTCTTCCAAGTCTAAGAGATGGATTCGTCAACCTCTACAAATACAATACTCTTCAATTAAGAAGTAATTAATTACAGTATTGCTCGTCGCTAAATTGAATTTCGTAAACATTGTCTTCTGTAGAAGGTACATCTTCTAGATCAAAAACTTTATGTCCCCAATCAAAGAGGTAGAGCTTAAGGTCTACTTTATCTGTAACATTAATTCCAATGGCCCTCATCGTTTCAGTAAAGTGCTCAGCAATTCTACACTTATAGTTCTTACCGTATAAGGCCTTTGCTTGCTTGATAATATCTTTGTAATCAACACCTTCAACCTCAATTAGAAAGTGTGTCTTATCTTCATCAAAGAACTCTGGATTTTTGACTTGTATATAGTCACCTCTAACAGGCATCCAACCAAATTTAATATAAGTAAATGGAGTGGACTCTACTTCAACACTAGAAAAAGCAGGTGCAATAGAGAGAGTCATTAAAAGAGCTAGTAAAATCTTCATGTTATACTTCCTTTGATATTAGTTATTTTTTCATATCAATTTACGTTTTACCATTTAGATGATAATAGTTTCATATGTCAAACAAATGTTCAAATAGTTTATATCTATATAAAAAACTACACGCTATGGCCCTTCTCATGTGTGCCAGCTCGCTATTTGCTAGTGAGACTATTGAAGCGCCATTAAAGCAAGAAAATCCCGATAACACAGTCTTTATTTATGGAGGACTTAATACCAAGTCCGGATTAATAGATTCTGCCGTGAAAACAGAAGTTTTAAGCTCTGAGGAAATAGAAGACTCTCACTATCAAAACCTTTCAGAAGCGGTTTCTGATATTGCCGGTGTTTCTGAAATCTCTGTCGATCGTCGTGGAGGAGCTAAGACGGCACTCATCCAAGGCTTTGGAGAAAATAGTGTCCTCGTCATGATTGATGGTACACCCGTCTCACAAAATTCTTCATTTGGATTTGATCTCACACAAATATCTACAGAGAATATTGAGAAGATCGAAGTTATCAAGGGAGGGGCATCGGCCCTCTACGGAAGTCAGGCCATTGGTGGTGTCATAAATATAGTTACTAAGAAGCCAATCAATAAGCGAAAGACTTTTATAGACCTAAGCTCTTCAATGTCTGCTGATTCAAGTGATGCTAGACAAGTAAATGCAAAGGGCCTCTACAGCAATAGACTTGGTGGCGTTGGTCACAAGCTCACTCTCTCCTACCGCAATCAGAACGACTATGATTTAAATGAAAATACTTACGCTAAAGACGGTCCAAAATTCTCTAAGTTCAATGGCTCTCTCTATCTAGATAAGAAAATTCAAAATAATACTCTCTCACTTGGTTATCTCTACTTCAATGACTATGTGAAATCCACATCTTCAAAACCATATGGTTCCAGTACATTTGGAGAGGTAGACAATGAGACAAAGACGCAAACTCACAATATAAAACTTCAAAATATCTATAAGTCAGG
Proteins encoded in this window:
- a CDS encoding response regulator, which gives rise to MTKKILLIDDEESLLDLLGDFVEDMGHEVELHTNPISALEIYNNGSDNFKMIITDHTMPELSGLSLISKVRESDKNIPCILTSGTAFDEIESLVQSDPNFFYLKKPYKKANLKELLDQIYS